One Numenius arquata chromosome 9, bNumArq3.hap1.1, whole genome shotgun sequence DNA window includes the following coding sequences:
- the TBCCD1 gene encoding TBCC domain-containing protein 1, which produces MEAPVRLWVKTEPFLVGALPAPPPARLSPHYLRKMAAYARARAAEGCFPRLSWPRWRHIACGKLQLGRGLAWLYFELFRSLLRPDPPRRLEWAEAEAACAGPDELEQERSKLSVDTLQFLLFLYVQQVNKVSLRRSLIGEEWPSPRTKSPSLTGKSASENKNWNDQDHHAFVLSHLSDMLELLLEPEQLTASSHSTHSSSVSYEAICALSFLIEGTVSKSRMVHPLHELALWQPCHGQNGYSKVSRAFSFPKLESWLRSCLTTNPFGMTACLKSGKKLAWAQQVEGTTRRAKIACNTRVVPEVFPMVIMSQVYKQTLAKSSDTLVGAHIRIHRCNESFIYLLSPLRSVTIEKCRNSTFVLGPVQASVHVHSCDNVKVIVVCHRLCLSSTSGCTFYILTPTQPLILLGNEAISFAPFHTHYPMLEDHMAQVGLATLPNYWDSPMLVCKESGDTSVFRLLPPLDFYTFVIPFEMEGDTTETPGGLPHAYQKALSQREQKVQIWQKTVKETGLTKDQRKRFQMLVENKFYEWLVETGNRQQLDSLVPPAVCSKQAAG; this is translated from the exons ATGGAGGCCCCGGTGCGGCTGTGGGTGAAGACCGAGCCGTTCCTGGTGGGGGCCCTGCCTGCCCCGCCACCCGCCCGCCTCAGCCCTCACTACCTGCGGAAGATGGCGGCCTACGCCCGGGCGCGGGCGGCTGAGGGCTGCTTCCCGCGGCTGTCGTGGCCCCGCTGGCGGCACATCGCCTGCGGAAAGCTGCAGCTGGGCCGCGGCTTGGCCTGGCTCTACTTCGAGCTCTTCCGCAGTCTCCTTCGGCCGGACCCGCCGCGCCGCCTCGAGTGGGCCGAGGCCGAAGCGGCCTGTGCCGGCCCCGACGAGCTGGAGCAGGAGCGGAGCAAG CTGTCGGTGGACACCCTGCAGTTCCTGCTCTTCCTGTACGTCCAGCAAGTGAACAAGGTCTCTCTGCGAAGGTCTCTGATCGGGGAGGAATGGCCCAGCCCACGGACCAAGTCTCCCAGCCTGACTGGAAAATCCGCCAGCGAGAATAAG AACTGGAACGATCAGGACCACCATGCCTTCGTGCTGAGCCACCTCTCGGATATGCTGGAACTGCTGCTGGAGCCGGAGCAGCTCACTGCCTCCTCCCATTCCACCCATAGTAGCTCGGTGTCCTACGAAGCCATCTGTGCCCTCAGCTTTCTTATTGAAGGGACGGTGAGCAAATCCAGAATGGTCCATCCCCTGCACGAGCTTGCCCTCTGGCAGCCCTGTCACGGGCAGAATGGCTACTCAAAGGtctccagagccttctcattCCCCAAACTAGAGAGCTGGCTGCGGTCTTGCCTGACGACAAACCCTTTTGGAATGACTGCCTGCCTCAAGTCCGGGAAGAAACTCGCCTGGGCACAGCAAG TTGAAGGAACAACCAGGAGAGCAAAGATTGCCTGCAATACTCGTGTGGTGCCTGAGGTGTTCCCCATGGTGATCATGAGCCAGGTCTACAAGCAGACGCTGGCCAAGAGCTCGGACACCCTGGTGGGGGCTCACATAAGAATTCATCGCTGCAACGAGTCCTTCATTtatctcctctctcctctccg ATCCGTGACCATTGAGAAGTGCCGGAATAGCACTTTTGTCCTCGGCCCTGTGCAAGCATCTGTTCATGTCCACAGCTGTGACAACGTCAAGGTCATTGTGGTTTGCCATCGTTTGTGCCTTTCTTCCACTTCTGGCTGTACCTTTTACATTCTCACGCCTACCCAACCTCTCATCCTCTTGGGGAATGAAGCAATCAGCTTTGCCCCTTTCCACACCCATTATCCCATGCTTGAAGACCACATGGCTCAGGTGGGTTTGGCCACTCTGCCAAACTACTGGGACAGCCCCATGCTGGTGTGCAAGGAGAGCGGTGACACAAGCGTCTTCCGCCTCCTGCCGCCCTTGGACTTCTACACCTTCGTGATTCCTTTTGAGATGGAAGGAGACACCACGGAGACGCCGGGTGGGCTTCCCCACGCGTATCAGAAGGCGCTGAGTCAGCGAGAGCAGAAGGTACAGATCTGGCAGAAAACCGTGAAGGAGACAGGACTGACCAA GGATCAGAGGAAACGGTTTCAGATGTTGGTAGAAAATAAATTCTACGAATGGCTGGTTGAGACAGGGAACCGTCAGCAGCTGGATAGCCTTGTTCCTCCTGCGGTATGCTCCAAGCAGGCAGCGGGATAG